A stretch of the Duncaniella dubosii genome encodes the following:
- a CDS encoding TlpA family protein disulfide reductase, with the protein MNTTGKLIAFSFVTLLASCSGGNKWHLDGKISGLDKDDIVVLEGNNQGYWYPMDTLKVSSDGSYSYSREAQGYPDIYRLRVGEKSVYFPIDSIESVTLSAAAPDIDAHYTLAGSPQAENLVRVDSMLLAVAAKSGSAAVSTDAELKRELGRMIIADPAGIVTYYIINKSFAGKPLFNPAEKSDLRIIGAVANAFNERRPEDPRSGYLRRLYLGNRPKSPQSVDGEVPVANEVRAFDIKLFDNTGKEHSLLEETSKGKVVLLNFTAYTAEESPAFNVALNKVYEKYHSQGLEIFQVAFDADEYAWKQTAKNLPWITVLNGPTDGDKALRDYNVGSLPAIFIFDRNGDVVERVSDISTLDSSVSRRL; encoded by the coding sequence ATGAACACAACAGGCAAATTAATAGCATTTTCTTTTGTGACTCTTCTCGCCTCATGCTCAGGAGGCAACAAATGGCATCTTGACGGCAAGATTTCAGGTCTTGACAAAGACGATATAGTAGTGCTTGAAGGCAACAATCAAGGATATTGGTATCCGATGGATACATTGAAAGTATCATCCGACGGATCTTATTCCTATAGCCGTGAAGCACAGGGCTATCCGGACATCTATCGTCTGAGGGTAGGCGAGAAGTCTGTATATTTCCCGATTGACAGCATAGAGTCTGTCACTCTCTCTGCCGCGGCTCCTGACATTGACGCGCACTACACTCTTGCAGGTTCACCACAGGCTGAAAACCTTGTCAGAGTTGACAGCATGCTTCTTGCGGTGGCTGCAAAGAGCGGATCTGCTGCGGTCAGCACTGACGCGGAACTTAAACGAGAGCTTGGCAGGATGATTATTGCCGACCCTGCGGGTATTGTCACATATTATATAATAAACAAGAGTTTTGCAGGTAAACCGTTGTTTAACCCTGCAGAGAAGTCAGATTTGCGTATTATCGGAGCTGTCGCCAACGCGTTTAATGAGCGCCGTCCTGAGGATCCCCGCTCTGGCTATCTTCGTCGTCTGTATCTCGGTAATCGCCCCAAGAGCCCACAGTCTGTGGACGGAGAAGTCCCTGTCGCTAATGAAGTTCGTGCATTTGATATCAAACTATTTGATAATACAGGCAAGGAGCATTCTCTTCTCGAAGAAACTTCGAAAGGAAAAGTTGTGCTTCTGAACTTTACTGCTTATACTGCCGAAGAATCACCTGCGTTTAATGTCGCGCTCAATAAGGTGTATGAGAAATATCATTCTCAGGGACTTGAGATTTTTCAGGTTGCTTTCGATGCCGATGAATATGCGTGGAAGCAAACGGCCAAAAATCTTCCGTGGATCACTGTGCTCAATGGCCCGACTGACGGAGACAAGGCTTTGCGCGACTATAATGTGGGATCGCTTCCCGCGATATTTATCTTTGACAGGAATGGCGATGTGGTCGAACGTGTGAGTGACATCTCGACTCTTGATTCGTCTGTTAGCCGTAGGCTTTGA
- a CDS encoding DUF3575 domain-containing protein: protein MRLYFFSILLILILPFSLDAGNLEKGSVSDLLSSDTCGFLNHESGYHFALRSNGLLDLALIPNVTFEFGRGRYSGSATWAAAWWGGGNKCWRIYGGEAEWRCYFGEVSRSRVLSGHHAGVFVGLFTYDMKLGEVGRQCPDVAASWGLSYGYSFPIASRLNLDLNIGIGFIHSHYKRYRYMCGQHICDGDRKLHYFGPVKAEISIVWLLGK from the coding sequence GTGAGGCTTTATTTCTTTTCAATTCTGCTCATTTTGATATTGCCTTTTTCCTTGGACGCCGGAAACTTGGAAAAAGGCAGTGTGTCAGACCTGCTATCCTCTGACACATGTGGATTTTTGAATCATGAATCCGGCTATCATTTCGCATTACGAAGCAACGGGCTACTGGATCTTGCTTTAATTCCGAATGTGACATTTGAATTTGGCAGAGGACGCTATAGCGGAAGCGCCACATGGGCGGCTGCTTGGTGGGGCGGAGGAAATAAGTGCTGGCGTATATATGGTGGAGAAGCTGAATGGCGTTGCTATTTTGGAGAAGTATCCCGGTCAAGAGTGCTTTCAGGGCATCATGCCGGAGTGTTTGTCGGATTATTCACATACGATATGAAACTTGGTGAAGTGGGGCGGCAATGTCCTGATGTAGCTGCAAGCTGGGGATTGAGCTATGGATATTCCTTTCCGATAGCCAGTAGGCTGAACCTTGATTTGAACATTGGGATTGGATTTATACATTCCCACTACAAGCGTTATCGCTACATGTGCGGACAGCATATCTGTGACGGAGACCGTAAATTACACTATTTCGGACCGGTAAAGGCCGAAATTTCCATCGTTTGGCTTCTTGGCAAGTGA
- a CDS encoding lytic transglycosylase domain-containing protein, with protein sequence MNNYHKSFIGSVAVLAALAFFAPAEDVQALTPAEEAPEVENAQNYSEVINPRIPKSVKFAGQKVDLDRTDRWERLDRELTAMTYTHGNTLLAIKRANRYFPVLAPILKKNGIPSDLIYLAVIESTLNPRALSPAKAGGLWQFMPSTAKEYGLEVNDYVDERYDPVKATEAACDYLKKSYAKYGNWESVAASYNGGVARITNELAAQQVDTAYDLYLADETMRYMFRLLAMKLIMENPQDYGFRISSDQLYQPLEYKTVEVNGPVEDWPAWAKAQGIDYMTLRENNPWIRAKSLPNKTGKTYTVKIPTKDSMSRARQKKSVYNQAWVTD encoded by the coding sequence ATGAACAACTATCATAAATCATTTATCGGTTCAGTCGCAGTGCTTGCCGCATTGGCATTTTTTGCTCCTGCAGAGGATGTGCAGGCTTTGACCCCTGCTGAGGAAGCGCCGGAGGTAGAGAATGCTCAGAATTATTCCGAAGTCATCAATCCGCGAATTCCGAAATCTGTTAAATTTGCCGGACAAAAAGTCGACCTTGACAGGACTGACAGATGGGAACGTCTTGACCGTGAGCTTACAGCTATGACATATACTCATGGCAATACACTTTTGGCAATAAAGCGTGCAAACCGTTATTTCCCGGTTCTTGCACCAATTCTGAAGAAAAACGGTATCCCGTCCGACCTCATATATCTCGCCGTGATTGAAAGTACGTTAAACCCACGTGCGCTTTCTCCTGCAAAGGCCGGCGGCCTGTGGCAGTTCATGCCTTCGACAGCAAAAGAATACGGACTTGAGGTTAATGACTATGTTGATGAGCGCTATGATCCGGTCAAGGCAACTGAAGCGGCCTGTGATTACCTTAAAAAAAGTTATGCCAAATATGGCAATTGGGAATCGGTGGCGGCAAGCTATAACGGCGGTGTGGCCCGTATCACAAACGAGCTTGCAGCTCAGCAGGTAGACACTGCCTATGATCTTTATCTGGCCGATGAAACCATGCGGTATATGTTCCGTCTGCTTGCCATGAAATTGATTATGGAAAATCCTCAGGATTATGGATTCCGTATTTCGTCCGATCAGCTTTATCAGCCCCTTGAATACAAAACGGTCGAAGTAAATGGGCCTGTTGAGGACTGGCCTGCATGGGCCAAAGCACAGGGCATCGACTACATGACACTACGTGAAAACAATCCGTGGATACGGGCAAAGTCGCTCCCTAATAAGACCGGCAAGACATACACTGTGAAGATTCCGACCAAAGATTCCATGTCGCGTGCGCGACAGAAAAAGTCAGTCTATAACCAAGCATGGGTGACAGACTGA